The following are encoded in a window of Caretta caretta isolate rCarCar2 chromosome 19, rCarCar1.hap1, whole genome shotgun sequence genomic DNA:
- the PEF1 gene encoding peflin — protein sequence MAGYPYGQGYPGSAGPAPGAPQGGYYSGGQYGGGLPPGGSYGGPAPGGPYGPPTGGGAYGQPTPGGAPSGAPGGPYAGGPAPGGPYGQPSTNPYGAPQPGPYGAGAPAGNMPPGVDLEAFSWFQTVDADRSGYISIKELKQALVNSNWSAFNDETCLMMINMFDKTKSGRIDIFAFSALWRFIQQWKNLFQQYDRDRSGSISFSELQQALSQMGYNLSPQFTQLLLSRYSQRASNSTIQLDSFIQLCTQLQSTTEAFQEKDTGRVGSVRLSYEDFLTMAATRML from the exons ATGGCCGGCTACCCGTACGGGCAG GGTTACCCCGGATCAGCAGGGCCAGCCCCAGGAGCCCCGCAGGGCGGTTACTATTCCGGAGGCCAGTATGGAGGTGGGCTGCCTCCTGGTGGTTCCTATGGCGGCCCAGCACCTGGAGGCCCCTATGGACCACCAACTGGCGGAGGGGCTTATGGGCAGCCCACCCCAGGGGGAGCACCATCTGGAGCTCCTGGGGGACCTTATGCAGGAGGCCCAGCCCCAGGAGGGCCTTATGGGCAGCCATCTACCAATCCGTATGGTGCCCCTCAGCCAGGACCCTATGGAGCCGGGGCTCCTGCTG GTAACATGCCACCTGGCGTGGACCTGGAGGCCTTTTCTTGGTTCCAGACAGTGGATGCTGATCGCAGTGGCTACATCTCCATCAAAGAACTCAAGCAGGCCCTGGTCAACTCCAACTGGTCTGCATTTAATGATGAGACCTGCCTCATGATGATAA ACATGTTCGATAAAACTAAATCGGGACGGATCGATATCTTTGCGTTCTCGGCCTTGTGGCGCTTCATCCAGCAGTGGAAGAACCTCTTTCAGCAGTATGACAGAGACCGGTCAGGCTCCATCAGCTTCAGTGAGCTGCAGCAAG CTCTGTCCCAGATGGGATACAACCTGAGCCCCCAGTTCACCCAGCTGCTGCTATCCCGTTACTCTCAGAGGGCTTCCAACTCCACCATCCAGCTGGATAGCTTCATTCAGctctgcacccagctccagagCACGACCGAAGCTTTCCAAGAGAAGGATACCGGCAGGGTAGGCAGCGTGCGGCTCAGCTATGAAGACTTCCTCACTATGGCTGCAACTCGCATGTTGTGA